The Candidatus Neomarinimicrobiota bacterium region ATTGAACTGCTCGTGCATGCTCAAAGGCACGCCATTCCTATCAACTGATAAGGGTGTAGACCCGGTGGTATCAACTCCGATGCCAATAATATCGTCGGGTGAAAAATTCAGGTTCCTTACGGCAGCCTGAGCGAGAGCCCCTTTAGTGGCAGCCTCAAGGCCTGTATGGTAGTCGGCCGGGTTCTGTCTGGCGAGATTATGATCGGTGGGATCGGTTATAATACCGGCTTCCCCAGTCTCATATACATGCACGGCCGTGCCCAGTTCTTCACCATCGTTAACATCTACAATCAAGCACCGCACAGAATTAGTGCCAAAATCAAAGCCTATTGTAGATGCCATAACCGCCCTTTCTTTCCAGGATCCCCAACTGGTAATCCAGTTTCCATTACCAGAAATAGATATAGAAAGCTACAATGATTCCCAGGTCAATCGCTGTATTTTAAACATCCCATCTGTTCCAACCTGCCCGGTCTCCGGCAACCTGCTCAGGCGTCGCTGAGGCCAAGGCCAGTTCCTTGCTGCGCGCATAACAGGGTAGGAATCCCCACCCCGGCACCAGGATCTGTCAACGATGCCCCTAACAATAAGCCATAGCCATCCCGGTCCTGGCACCGGGGCCAGCAAACCCTTGGAAGTGATGCAAGTCCCTTTTAGTTTTAGCCCCACTGGTGCCCATTTCTTTGATGACATACACATGACCGGAAAGAAGCTACCCCCCACAGCCTACGAACTGAAAGAAGGCGAACAGTACGTCCCGTTCACCCACGGTCAGACCCTGACCGAATTCACCCTGAAGGCGGCGCTCGCCGGCATCCTGTTAGGCATCGTGTTCGGCGCCGCCAATACCTACCTCGGGCTCAAGGCCGGACTCACCATCAGTACTTCCATCCCGGTGGCCGTGCTGACCGTAGTGGCCTTCCGGTTGTTCTCAGGTCTCGGACTGCGGCACAGCATCCTGGAGTGCAACATGTCGCAGACCATCGGCTCAGCCAGCTCTTCGGTAGCCTCCGGTGTGCTGTTCACCATTCCGGCCCTGTTCATCTGGGGAATGAATCCGGCGTGGCGGCAGATCACCCTGCTGGCGATGTGCGGCGGATTGATCGGCGTGCTGGCCATGATCCCGCTGCGCCGTTATCTGATCAAGCGCGAGCATGGCAAGCTGCCGTACCCCGAGGGAATGGCCTGCGCCGAGGTCCTGGTCGCCTCAGAGGAAGGCGGTAAGCAAGCGTCGGGCGTGTTCTGGGGCATCGGCGTGGGGATGTTGTTCAAGCTCATCACCGACGGCTTCAAGTTCGTTCAGGACACCTTCCAGCTGGCGCTCGGCTTCAAGGCTAACATCGCCGTGAGTGTCTCGCCGCCCCTGATCGGCGTGGGCTACATTCTGGGCATCCGGATCGCCACGGTGATGGTGGCCGGCGGGGCGCTTTCGGCCTTGGTCATTATTCCGCTGATCAACTGGTGGGGCACCGGCTTGACCGCGCCGCTATTTCCCGAAACCGAGAAACTGATCCGGGATATGTCCGCCGGCGAGATCTGGAACCGGTATGTGCGTTACATCGGTGCGGGGGCAGTCGCTACAGGGGGAATCATCACCCTGATCAGGTCGGTCC contains the following coding sequences:
- a CDS encoding OPT family oligopeptide transporter, whose translation is MPLTISHSHPGPGTGASKPLEVMQVPFSFSPTGAHFFDDIHMTGKKLPPTAYELKEGEQYVPFTHGQTLTEFTLKAALAGILLGIVFGAANTYLGLKAGLTISTSIPVAVLTVVAFRLFSGLGLRHSILECNMSQTIGSASSSVASGVLFTIPALFIWGMNPAWRQITLLAMCGGLIGVLAMIPLRRYLIKREHGKLPYPEGMACAEVLVASEEGGKQASGVFWGIGVGMLFKLITDGFKFVQDTFQLALGFKANIAVSVSPPLIGVGYILGIRIATVMVAGGALSALVIIPLINWWGTGLTAPLFPETEKLIRDMSAGEIWNRYVRYIGAGAVATGGIITLIRSVPTMVESFRLGLKQIAARIEVTIAERTDRDLSFKTVLVFIGAILLVLTLVPGILGYLDSIPVRAAASLLIAIFAFFFVTVSSRIVGLVGVTSNPTSGMTIATLLGTSLVFFLLGWTDLAGKATALMVGTAVCIAASIAGDTSQDLKTGFILGATPRRQQIGELVGVITSAGVVCLVVMLLHQTVEGGLGGEELPAPQAVLMKLVIDGVLDQNLPWVLIFIGIGIGLVAAMFKIPVLAFAVGVYLPLSTMAAVFLGGLMRYLLTRARPAAEAERRREQGVLFGSGLVGGGGLTGVLLALWVGVRGGQRIEGFPLKLPEPAAEALALLTIAALLGIMTVYIKGRRQA